The sequence AAGGCCGGCAAGCCGGCGCCGCGGCTCAACCTGATGGCCATGCCCAAGACCCGCGAGCTCGAGCCTGGCGTGCAGCGCGAAGTGGCCTTCAACCTCGACATCCAGTACCTCAACGGCTGGATCCGCAATCCCTCGGTCGAGGCGCCGGGCCAGATCGCCTACGACAAGGTCCAGCTGCGCAGCTACGTGCCGGGCAGCGGCGAGCCGGCCCACTCGATCGAGCCGTCGACGCAATGGGGACCGCCGGGCCAGACCTCCTACGTCGCGCCGCTGATCGAGGCCTACCCGGGCCAGACGGTGCGCGTGCAGCTCAACAACAACCTGCCGGCCGACCCCACCTGCGGCGAGCAGGGCGGCAGCGGCAACACCCCGCACTGCTTCAACGGCACCAACCTGCATTCGCACGGGCTGTGGATCAACCCGGCCGGCAACAGCGACAACGTGCTGGTGTCGATCAACCCCGGCGTCGGCTTCCAGTACGAATACAACATCCCGCCGACCCACCCGGCCGGCACCTTCTGGTACCACACCCACCGCCACGGCTCGACCGCGCTGCAGGTCTCCAGCGGCATGGCCGGCGCGCTGATCGTGCGCGGCACGCGCACCCCGACCGCGACCGAGAATGGCGACCTCGACACGCTGATCAAGCCGACCGCCGCCGCGCCCTTCCCCGAGCGCACCCTGGTGTTCCAGCAGATCCAGTACGCCTGCCGCTTCAAGGGCGGGCCGCTCGACGGCCAGATCAAGACCTACGGCAACGATCCGGAGCCGGGCCAGCAGCCCAATCCCAAGGACCAGCGCTACAAGTGCGATCCGGGCGACGTCGGCGAGATCAGCGGCTACGACCAGTTCGGCCCCGGCACCTGGAGCGACTCGGGCCGCTACACCAGCATCAACGGCGTGGTGCTCGGCCAACTGACCGGCGCGGTGGCCGGCCGGGTCGAGCGCTGGCGCATGATCCACGCCGGCGTGCGCGACACGCTGGCGGTCAAGGTGCGCCTGCGCGACCGCAACGCGCCGGGCGTCGGCGGGCTCAAGGCCGAGGACACCGACGACTACGTGAAGAAATACTGCACCGGTCCCGAGCTGACCGTGCCGCTGGTGGCCGCCGACGGGCTGACGCTGGCCGGCGTGATGAACAAGAAGGCCGTGGTGTTCCAGCCGGGCTACCGCTGGGACGCGCTGATGACCTTCCCCGACGCCGGCGACTACTGCCTGATCAACGACGTCAAGGTCGCCGCCACCATCGACCGCTCGGCGCCGTCGGCCCGCCTGCTCGGCGTGATCGCGGTGCAGGCCGGCACCCAGGTGCAGGGCGACACGACCACCTACCTGAAGAACCAGCTGGTGGCCGCCGCCCGGGTGAACATGCCGGCCGGCGTGCAGCAGAAGGTGATCGGCGAGCTGCAGGACGGGCTCAAGCTGACCAGCTTCGTGCCGCACAAGACCATCGACGCGGGCGAAGTGACCGGCACCCAGACGCTGGTCTTCAACATCGACACCTCGCTGCCCAACACCGCGCTGTTCGAGGTGGACGGCCGGCCGTACGACGGCTCGCGCATCGACCGGGTGCTCAAGCTCGGCGGCGTCGACGAATGGACGCTGACCTCGGACTTCGTCAGCCATCCGTTCCACATCCACGTCAACCCGTTCCAGATCGTCAAGATCACCGCGCCCGACGGCCGCGACGTGAGCGAGCCGGACGCGGTCGACGGCGACGACGCGCAATACCCGGGCCTCAAGGGGGTGTGGAAGGACACGCTGTGGATCAAGAACCTGTTCCCCGGCGGCGCGCCCGACGCGCAGAAGGGCATGTACAAAGTGGTGGTGCGCACCCGCTACGAGCGCTACATCGGCGACTTCGTGCTGCATTGCCACATCCTCGACCACGAGGACCAGGGGATGATGCAGAACATCCGCATCGCCCTGCCCGACGGCAAGGGCGGTACGGCGCAGGGGCACCACTGAGGCCGTGAAACGTGAAAGGTGAAGTGTGAGGTGGCCGCTGCGCGGCCGGACGGGCGTGCACCGTTCGTCCGGCCTCGTGGTGTGTTCGACCGATCCAGCCTAGAAACCAAGCCGTGACAGTCCAGGCCGGGCGGCGGCCGCCGAAGGTCCGTCGCCTCCCTCGCAGGCGCGGGTTTTCGCCGCCGCCCGGCCTGGCCAACCCCGCCGGAATCCATCCCGGCACAGCGGCAAACTGCAGCACCCATACCTAAAAGCAGCAGCGGCGGCACGATCCGGGCGCTTGCGGAACCGGTTCGGCGCCCCTCGCCAGCGGCTCCGCTTCGACAACCCAGGAGGAAACCGCCATGACCGATTTCAAGACCGTCCCCGTCGTCTTCCCGCAGGCCGCACGCAAACCCGTGACCGGCAGCCCGGCCGAACACTGGCTCAACAACGCCGACGTGATCCGCAGCGTGACCGCCACGCTGGCGCTCACATCGGCCAACCATCCCACGACGACATCACGCTGGCCTGGACCGACGCGCTCGGCAGCGAACAGGACCTGGGCGAGTGCTCGCTGAGCAGCCAGGATCTGCAGAACGGCACCGCCTTCTTCGAAATCCCGGCCGCCGAATTCACGCTGGCCGACGGCCGCTACCAGGTGAAGGCCGAGATCTGCTTCGTCAACGGCAAGCAGGCCGAGACCCAGCCGGCCGTCATCCGCGTCAAGCGCAACTTCCCCGCCGTGCTGGCCGCCGCCCAGCTGCCGCCGGGCATCGCCGGCGGCATCTCTGCGAACGATATCGCCCAGGGCATCAGCCTGGTGGTACCGGCCTACGCCGGCATGGCCGAGCTCGACCTGATCACCGTGCGCTGGGGCGCCGCCGCCGACCATGCCAGCCACCGCGTCGCCGCGGCCGAGGTCGGCAAGCCGGTCGCCATCGCCATCCCGCCGGCCATCCTGGCCCAGGCCGAGGCCGCCAGCGGCGCCGCGCCGTTCGAAGTCGGCTACGTGGTGCAGGACGACGCCCGCAACCCGCCGGCCAGTGCGCCGACCGTGCAGGCGCATTACGGCAATTCGTCCGGCGACTCGGGCGGCAACTCGACCGGCGGCTCGACCGGCGGGCCGGACAGCGGCGGCGGCAACGGCCCGAACGGCGCCAATCCCGCCGTCGGCGAGGCCTATGGCCGCGGCTACGGCTACTACTACGACTTCGGCAACGACAGCCAGGGCAACCTGACCGACCTGGCCCTGCTGGCCTCCGAGCACCGCTGGAAAATGCTGTCGAGCCGCAACCACCACGCGATCGGCATCCTCGACAGCGGTCACCTGATGGGTTGGGGCCTGAACGACCGCGGCCAGGTCGGCAGCGGCAGCAGCGACAGCCGCCAGCAGGTGCCGCAGGCGATCGCCGGCGACGTCAAGTTCCGCTACGCCGCCGCCGGCTACGCCCACACGCTGGCCATCGACACCCGGAACCGTCTATGGGTGGCCGGCACGCGCGACGACCAGGCGCTGGGCCTCGGCGCGCTCGGCGACGACGTGCGCCGGCTGCAACTGGTCGACGACGGCAGCAGCTGGCTGATGGTGGACGCCGCCAACAACGTCAGCATCGGCATCCGCAGCGACGGCACGCTATGGGCCTGGGGCCGCAACGACTACGGCCAGCTGGCGCAGGGCAACACCTCGGGCCCGCTCGCGCCGCAGCGGATCGGCAGCGCGAGCGACTGGAAATATGCCGCCATCGGCCAATACAACGGCGCGGCGATCGACGCGCAGGGCCATCTCTACGTCTGGGGCTACAACGGCTACGGCGTGCTGGGCACCGACGCGCCGCCGCACAACACCACCGCGACCACCCCGTTCCGGCCGCCGGCCACGCAGGACCACAACTGGGTGCAGGTCGCCGTCGGCCCGCAGCACATCGTCGCACTGACCGACGACGGCCAGGTCTGGGCCTGGGGCAACAACGACTACGGCAAGACCGGCACCATCCGCGCCGACGGCTACGGCCCCGGCAACTACACGCGCACGCCGCACCAGGTCGGCACCGCCGCCGACTGGGTGTCGATCGCGGCCGGCGCCTACGGCTCGGGCGGCATCCGCCGGAGCGGCGGCAAGCGCCGGCTCTACCTGTGGGGCGGCAACCAGTACCGCGAAATCTTGGCCGAAACGGTCGACCGCTTCTACGACCCGGTGCTGGTGGGCAGCGAGAACGACGGCACCGAAGAGGGATGGCAGTCGGTGTGCATCGCCGAGTACCACATGCTGGGGTTGAAGCGGGAGAGCGATTGAGGCCGGCGAGAATCGGCTCGAAATGAGCTGAAATCGATACGTTCCCTGCATGTCCCCGGCTGCGCCGGGGCATTGCTGATCGGTAATGCTGATGGGCATTGCTGATCGTAGGTCGGGTTTCATACCCGACCTACGATCAGCGCAACCGCATCGCCTACACGCTCGACGTGACAGGCCAGCGCTCCCGCGGGGAGATCCAGGACAGCGGCAGCCTCGCCGCGCTGATCGCCCGGATCGACGCCGGACGCACCGTCCTGGCCCTGCCGCAACTGCCGAATGCGAGCCGACCATGAACCTGCGTGCCCTCCTGATCGCGGCCTTGCTGGCCGCCGCCCTTCAAGCCGCCTCCGGCTGCTCGATCGGCAAAGCCACCCGGAAAGTCGTCCCGCGCCCCACCTCGCTCTGCACCGTGATCGTCCCGTTGTGCTTCTTGATGATGCCGTAGGAGATCGACAGCCCGAGCCCGGTGCCCTTGCCGATCGGCTTGGTGGTGAAGAAGGGATCGAAAATCTTGTTGATGATCTCGGGCTCGATGCCGCGCCCGTTGTCGGAAATCTCCACCCACACCATGCGCTCGTCGTTGCCGGTGCGCACCGTCACCGTGCCGCGCGCGCCGTCGATCGCGTGGCCGGCGTTCACCAGCAGGTTCAGGAAAACCTGGTTCAGCTGCGACGGCAGGCAGGTCACCTCGGGGATCGCGCTGTACTGGCGCACCAGGTCGGCCTTGTACTTGAGCTCGTTGTTGACGATGTTCAGCGTGCTCTCGAGGCAGGCCACCAGGTCGGCCTTCTGCCAGGTGTCCTCGCCGTCGATGCGCGAGAAGTCCTTGAGGTCCTGCACGATCTTCTTCACCCGCAGCAGGCCCTCGTGCGACTGGGTCAGCAGGTCGTCGACGTCGTCGCGCAGGAACGGCAGGTCGATGCGGTTCTTGACCGCCTCGACCGTCTGCTGCGCCTCGCTCGGCAGCTTGGCCTCGACCACCTCGTACTGCGCGATCAGCGACAGGAAGTCCTTCACGTAGGTCGACAACGAGCCGAGGTTGGACGAGACGTAGCCGACCGGGTTGTTGATCTCGTGCGCCACGCCGGCCGCCAGCTGGCCGATCGAGGCCAGCTTCTCCGATTGCAGCAGCTGGCTCTGGGCGGCCTGCAGCTCGGCGTTGAGCTGGGCCAGCGCCTCGTTCTGCTGCTGCAGCGCCGAGGTGCGCTCCGACACCAGCGTCTCGAGCCCGCGCCGGTAGGCGTCGAGTTCGAATTCCACCGTCTTGCGCACGTCGATGTTCTGCAGATAACCCTGGTACAGCGCCTGCCCGGCCGGCCCCTGCTTGCGCGCGCCCTGCAGATGGATCCAGCACTCGTCGCCGTCGGCGCGCACGAAGCGGCATTCCATCTCGAACTGGCCGTCGGGCGCCGCGGCCACCCGCTCCAGCAGCCGCGGACGGTCGTCGGGATGGATATGCTCGAGCAGCGAGGAGCCGCCGATCCAGGCCGCGGTATCCATGCCCAGCCGCGCATCGGCCTGCGGGCCGATGAAGGTGAGCCGCCAGTCGCCGGCCTCGGCGATCCACGGCACCACGTTGCTCGATGCCATCAGGCTGCTGTTCTGCGCCTCGCTCTCGGACAGCGCCTCCTTGGTCCGCTCGAGCGCCTGCACCTCGCCGCGCAGCGTCAGCCGCATCTGGTTCATCGCGCGCACCAGCACGTTGAGCTCGTCGTCCTCGGCGGCGCCGCGGCGTTCGAGCGACCATTCCCGGTCGAGCTGGTGGATGGTGGTGTGGCGCGCCTGCCGCGCCAACCGGGCCAAGGGCTGGCTGACCAGGCGGTTGAAGATCAGCAGGACGAAGACCGAGGCGAACAGCAGCGTCACCGTCTGGGTCAGCAGGATGACCATGGCGTGGCCGGCAACCTGGGCATAGACGTCGCGCAGCGAGGCGTGCACGCGCAGCTCGCCCAGATTGGTGCCGTCATGGATCAGCGGAATCCGGTGCAGGGTGGTCTTGTCGAGCTCGATGCCCTCGCCCGCCTCGCCGACCAGGCTGCCGCGGTTGTCGACCACGCTGGCGTATTCCACGTTCGGCAATTGCAGCAACCCGCGCAACTGGGCGTCGATCTGGGTGCGGTCGAAGTTCCACAGCGCCGAGGCGATGCTGGCTGCGTTGACGCGCTGGTATTCCTCGATCCGGCCGTCGACCTGGCCGGTCTCGTAGTGGTAGTCGACGACCAGCTGGATGGCCGACAGCACCAGCGCCATCGCCGCGTTGAACGCCACGATGTGGACCAGCACCTTCCAGCCGAGCGGACTTTCCCGCTTGTACGCCGCCAGCTTCCTGAATAGCTCCATCCTGATCCTCCAGCAGAGGTCGCCGGCGGGGCGGCTGAGCCGCCGCGCCGGCTCAGCCGCCCGGCCGGCCGGCGCGGTTCATGGCGAACATCAGCGACAGCTCGGCGTCGACCCGCTCCTCGAGCCAGGCCAGCCGGGCCGGGTCGATCGCCAGCTCGTCGAGCCGCGCCTGTGCCGTGGCCGGATCCTGCGCACCGCGGCGGGCGATCAGGTGGTCGGCCACCCGGTTGGCGGCGAATACCGTGCGCTCCAGCGGCGTCACGCACAGCTCGCGGTGATGGTGGCGCCGTACTGCCTGCACCATCGGCTCGGGCAGCGCCCAGTGATCGAGCAGGCAGGCGCCGAGTTCGGCGTGGTCGAAGCCGAACAGCGCGATCTCGTCCTCGAACGAATCGTCGTCGCCGGTCGACTCGCCGGCGTAGATGCGTTCGACCAGCGAGCGGGCGTAGATCACCATCAGGAGCTTGCCGGCGTCGTGCAGGATGCCGGCGATCAGCGCCACGTCCTGCGCCACGCCGGCTTCGGCGGCCAGCAGGCGCGCGGCGACGCCGGTGACGATGCAGTGCATGACGAAATCGTTGGCCAGCACGTCGTCGTCGGCCGCGCCGAAGGTGTCGAGCAGGTAGCCGCGGATCAGCATGCTGCGCGCCGCGGCGAGGCCGATCACGGTCAGCGCGCCCTGGATGGTGTCGACCTGCTTGCTGAGCCCGAAGAACGGCGAATTGGCCACTCGCAAGAGCCGCACCACGCTGCCCGGATCGGCCGCCACCACCCGTTCGAGCACCTGGATGTCGCCGTGCTCCCACGACACCTGGCCGACCAGGCTGGCGAAGGCCGGGTTGAATTGCGGCAGCTTGTCGCCGTAGCGCAGAAGCCAGTCGCGCGCGGCCGGCGGGTAATCGAAATCGCTGCCGCTCATGGGGCGGTCTCCGCGCCGGCGCCGCCCGGCGCCGGCACCAGGGTGAGGATATGGCCCAGCGTGGCCTGCCCGGCCAGCAGCGGGCTCAGCTGGAACACCTGCTCGCTGCCGTCGTCGGCGCGGTAGCGGCCGGCGGCGTGGCCGGTATCGAGCAGCGCCAGCAACGCCGCCGGCAGCGCCTGGCGCAGCGCCGAGCCGGCGCACAGCGCGGGGAACAGCGTGGTCGCCAGCCGGTTGCACACCGCCACCGTGCCGTCCGGCGCGAAGCCGACGATCGCCACCGGCGCCTGGTGCAGCACCTGCTGGGTCACGCTCAGCACCGACATGCCGAAGTCGCGCTCGCTGCGCACCTCGGCCAGCGCCGCCTCGAGCTGGCGGCGGATGTCCTCCAGCGCAGCGTTCTTCTGCACCAGCTCGTCCGACAGACGGGCGCAGTTCATCTTGAGTTCGTAGTGGCCGAAGGCGTCGCGCACCTGCTCGCGCAGCAGCTCGTCCTCCCACGGCTTGGTGAGGAAGCGGAACACCGAGCCGCGGTTGATCGCATCGGTGACCGAGTTGAGCTCGGTGTAGCCCGACAGCACGATGCGCACGCTCTCGGGCTGCAGGATCTTGGCTTCGCTGAGGAATTCGGTGCCGGTCATGCCGGGCATGCGCTGATCGGAGATGATCACGCCGACCGGGTTGGCGCGCAGCACCTCGAGCCCGTCCCGGCCCGATCCGGCCGACAGGATGCGGTAGCCGTCGCGGCGGAACAGCCGGGTCAGCGCCGACAGGATGTTGGCCTCGTCGTCGACGAGGAGCAGGGTGCGGTCCATGCGCTCGTCCATCACGCCGCGTCGCAAATCCGGCCGAGCGGCCGGCGCGGTGCGGCAGGCCCGATGCCGGCCGGGCGCGGCCCCGTTCCGCCGGGCAACGGTCTGTCGGGAGGCGGTCCGCCAGGCTGCGGGCTGCGCTGCGCATCCATCCGATTCTCCTCGGAGGCCGGCCGCATGGCTGCAGCCGGCACTGCCCGCTTCGACGCCGGGCTCTCGTGTTCATCGCCCGCCGTGGCTGCGGCGTGCCTGCCCGTGCCGCGGCCGGGGCGCGCGGACAGGCTATTCGAGACTAGAACACTTTGCCCCAGTTACAAGCGGGGCGCGGCATGCGCGGCCGTTTTACCCACCGCGCTGGCGGCCGGCGCCGGCAGCGGCCATGATGCAGCATCCGGCCGCCCGCGCGGGGCCGCGGCCCAACCGCTTCCCACCCTGGCCCCGCATGAGCGACTTCCTCGACACCCTGCGCAGCCGACTGCCCGCCGCTGCCGTCTGTACCGATCCCGAGCGGCTGGCGCCGCGGCTGGCCGACCCGCTGGGACGCCTGCACGGCCGCGCCCAGGCGCTGCTGCTGCCGGCCAGCGCGGCCGAGGCGGCGATCGCCGTCCGGCTGTGCGCGGTACACGGCGTGCCGATCGTGCCGCAGGCGGGCAATACCGGCCTGGTCGGCGGCCAGACGCCCGACGCGGGCGGTCGCGCCGTGCTGCTCGGCTGCGACCGGCTGAACCGGATCCGCGCCGTCGACGCCGTCGGCCATGCGCTGGTGGCCGAGGCCGGCTGCACGCTGGTCGCGCTGCGCGAGGCGGCCGAGCAGGCCGGCCGGCTGTTCCCGCTGTGGCTGGCCTCGGCCGGCTCGGCCATGCTCGGCGGCCTGGTCGGCAGCAATGCCGGCGGTACCCAGGTGCTGCGCTACGGCACCATGCGCGAGCTGGTGCTCGGCATCGAGGCGGTGCTGCCCGACGGCGAGATCTACGAAGGCCTGCACAGCCTGCGCAAGCGCAACGTCGGCTACGACCTCAAGCAGCTGTTCATCGGCGGCGAGGGCACGCTCGGTTTCGTCACCGCGGCCAGCCTGCGGCTATGGCCCCGGCCGCGCGGGCAGGCCTGCGCGCTGGTGGCATTGGCCGATGCCCAGGCCGCGACAGCGCTGTTCGCCCGCGCCCAGGACGGCGCCGGCGACGTGCTGACCGCCTTCGAGCTGATCAACCGCGCCGCGCTCGAGCTGGTGATGCGGCAGCATCCCGAGCTGGCCTCGCCGTTCGGCACGGCGCCGGCCTGGACGGTGCTGATCGAGCTGGCCGGCAGCGAGGACGACGCGGTGCTGCAGCAGCGCCTGTTCGACCTGCTGGCGGCCGCCGCCGACGCCGCGGTGGCGCAGGACCTGGCGCAGCGTGCGCGCTTCTGGGCGTTGCGCGAGCACATCCCGTCGGCGCAGAAGCGCGCCGGCCCGGCGATCAAGCACGACCTGTC is a genomic window of Chitinimonas koreensis containing:
- a CDS encoding multicopper oxidase family protein codes for the protein MLKDRNDSPSRRCALLLASLGAAGFGLAPAALHAADAKPDQIPNPPVLRATAAPPAGATLLKAGKPAPRLNLMAMPKTRELEPGVQREVAFNLDIQYLNGWIRNPSVEAPGQIAYDKVQLRSYVPGSGEPAHSIEPSTQWGPPGQTSYVAPLIEAYPGQTVRVQLNNNLPADPTCGEQGGSGNTPHCFNGTNLHSHGLWINPAGNSDNVLVSINPGVGFQYEYNIPPTHPAGTFWYHTHRHGSTALQVSSGMAGALIVRGTRTPTATENGDLDTLIKPTAAAPFPERTLVFQQIQYACRFKGGPLDGQIKTYGNDPEPGQQPNPKDQRYKCDPGDVGEISGYDQFGPGTWSDSGRYTSINGVVLGQLTGAVAGRVERWRMIHAGVRDTLAVKVRLRDRNAPGVGGLKAEDTDDYVKKYCTGPELTVPLVAADGLTLAGVMNKKAVVFQPGYRWDALMTFPDAGDYCLINDVKVAATIDRSAPSARLLGVIAVQAGTQVQGDTTTYLKNQLVAAARVNMPAGVQQKVIGELQDGLKLTSFVPHKTIDAGEVTGTQTLVFNIDTSLPNTALFEVDGRPYDGSRIDRVLKLGGVDEWTLTSDFVSHPFHIHVNPFQIVKITAPDGRDVSEPDAVDGDDAQYPGLKGVWKDTLWIKNLFPGGAPDAQKGMYKVVVRTRYERYIGDFVLHCHILDHEDQGMMQNIRIALPDGKGGTAQGHH
- a CDS encoding RCC1 domain-containing protein; this translates as MKAEICFVNGKQAETQPAVIRVKRNFPAVLAAAQLPPGIAGGISANDIAQGISLVVPAYAGMAELDLITVRWGAAADHASHRVAAAEVGKPVAIAIPPAILAQAEAASGAAPFEVGYVVQDDARNPPASAPTVQAHYGNSSGDSGGNSTGGSTGGPDSGGGNGPNGANPAVGEAYGRGYGYYYDFGNDSQGNLTDLALLASEHRWKMLSSRNHHAIGILDSGHLMGWGLNDRGQVGSGSSDSRQQVPQAIAGDVKFRYAAAGYAHTLAIDTRNRLWVAGTRDDQALGLGALGDDVRRLQLVDDGSSWLMVDAANNVSIGIRSDGTLWAWGRNDYGQLAQGNTSGPLAPQRIGSASDWKYAAIGQYNGAAIDAQGHLYVWGYNGYGVLGTDAPPHNTTATTPFRPPATQDHNWVQVAVGPQHIVALTDDGQVWAWGNNDYGKTGTIRADGYGPGNYTRTPHQVGTAADWVSIAAGAYGSGGIRRSGGKRRLYLWGGNQYREILAETVDRFYDPVLVGSENDGTEEGWQSVCIAEYHMLGLKRESD
- a CDS encoding ATP-binding protein, with the translated sequence MELFRKLAAYKRESPLGWKVLVHIVAFNAAMALVLSAIQLVVDYHYETGQVDGRIEEYQRVNAASIASALWNFDRTQIDAQLRGLLQLPNVEYASVVDNRGSLVGEAGEGIELDKTTLHRIPLIHDGTNLGELRVHASLRDVYAQVAGHAMVILLTQTVTLLFASVFVLLIFNRLVSQPLARLARQARHTTIHQLDREWSLERRGAAEDDELNVLVRAMNQMRLTLRGEVQALERTKEALSESEAQNSSLMASSNVVPWIAEAGDWRLTFIGPQADARLGMDTAAWIGGSSLLEHIHPDDRPRLLERVAAAPDGQFEMECRFVRADGDECWIHLQGARKQGPAGQALYQGYLQNIDVRKTVEFELDAYRRGLETLVSERTSALQQQNEALAQLNAELQAAQSQLLQSEKLASIGQLAAGVAHEINNPVGYVSSNLGSLSTYVKDFLSLIAQYEVVEAKLPSEAQQTVEAVKNRIDLPFLRDDVDDLLTQSHEGLLRVKKIVQDLKDFSRIDGEDTWQKADLVACLESTLNIVNNELKYKADLVRQYSAIPEVTCLPSQLNQVFLNLLVNAGHAIDGARGTVTVRTGNDERMVWVEISDNGRGIEPEIINKIFDPFFTTKPIGKGTGLGLSISYGIIKKHNGTITVQSEVGRGTTFRVALPIEQPEAA
- a CDS encoding HDOD domain-containing protein: MSGSDFDYPPAARDWLLRYGDKLPQFNPAFASLVGQVSWEHGDIQVLERVVAADPGSVVRLLRVANSPFFGLSKQVDTIQGALTVIGLAAARSMLIRGYLLDTFGAADDDVLANDFVMHCIVTGVAARLLAAEAGVAQDVALIAGILHDAGKLLMVIYARSLVERIYAGESTGDDDSFEDEIALFGFDHAELGACLLDHWALPEPMVQAVRRHHHRELCVTPLERTVFAANRVADHLIARRGAQDPATAQARLDELAIDPARLAWLEERVDAELSLMFAMNRAGRPGG
- a CDS encoding response regulator — encoded protein: MDRTLLLVDDEANILSALTRLFRRDGYRILSAGSGRDGLEVLRANPVGVIISDQRMPGMTGTEFLSEAKILQPESVRIVLSGYTELNSVTDAINRGSVFRFLTKPWEDELLREQVRDAFGHYELKMNCARLSDELVQKNAALEDIRRQLEAALAEVRSERDFGMSVLSVTQQVLHQAPVAIVGFAPDGTVAVCNRLATTLFPALCAGSALRQALPAALLALLDTGHAAGRYRADDGSEQVFQLSPLLAGQATLGHILTLVPAPGGAGAETAP
- a CDS encoding FAD-binding oxidoreductase; the encoded protein is MSDFLDTLRSRLPAAAVCTDPERLAPRLADPLGRLHGRAQALLLPASAAEAAIAVRLCAVHGVPIVPQAGNTGLVGGQTPDAGGRAVLLGCDRLNRIRAVDAVGHALVAEAGCTLVALREAAEQAGRLFPLWLASAGSAMLGGLVGSNAGGTQVLRYGTMRELVLGIEAVLPDGEIYEGLHSLRKRNVGYDLKQLFIGGEGTLGFVTAASLRLWPRPRGQACALVALADAQAATALFARAQDGAGDVLTAFELINRAALELVMRQHPELASPFGTAPAWTVLIELAGSEDDAVLQQRLFDLLAAAADAAVAQDLAQRARFWALREHIPSAQKRAGPAIKHDLSLPIAALPGFLAEAERRLATALPDAQPIVFGHVGDGNLHYNLQLPAAAAAQLAACEQAANATLYTLARGYGGDFSAEHGIGRLRLAAAEQYHDPVERRLMQRIKSALDPADLFNPGAMLRRAGR